The segment TTAACCGCCGCTGCATCACCGGCGCCGCGCGGCGCCGGAACGCTATGAAAAGCCCGAAAGGGCTTTTCGTGTTTCAGGCCACGGCTTCCCCGATCCCCCGTCGCGCCATCAGGAAACGCACTTTTTACGCGTTAAAATAGCCGAAAATCGATATCACGGTCAGCACCATCGCAAAAAAGGCGACGCCCCCCACCAGGGCGAAGGGGATAAAGAATACCGCTGCCGCACGGTTCAGCGTGGCGGAGTGCATTTCGGATATCCCCTGTATAACGATGGCGGCCGACCATGCGAAGAGCGCCATGGAGAAGAGCACGTAAAAGAACACCGGCGCGAAGTTGAAGACGCTGAAGATCAGTATCGCCGGAAGCAGCAACACCCTGGGAAAGAGCGCGTAGTTCATGATGTTGATGACGTTCTTTATATTACCCTGGTAGCCCATCACCTGCCCGGCCGTATCGATAAGACTTCCGATCAGGATATTTTGAAACACCAGCAGGATAAAGAACAGAATCCAGCCGTAGGTGATCTTGGTGTAGAAAAACGGCGTTTGCGAGCCCAGGAGCGAAAGCGCGAGGATTTCCATGATGGATACGCACGCCGGGACTACAAAGCCGAGGGGCAGCGACTTCGATTCGCGCATGAGCGCCGCGGCGAGTTTTCCCGGATCGGTGAAGACCATATAAAAATAGTCCACCCATACGAGCGATTTCAGGAATTCCTTCATGGCTGGTACCTGTATTCAACGGCCGGCAGGTTTGAGAGGAACTGCCGGTCCACGCGTATGTCGATCGGTCCCCTGGCGCCCTGGAGCGTCATGAGGAGTCGTTCTATCGGATTGGTCACCTCGTCGTACACGGGTGCGTCTTCGGGCAGCTTGGCCAGAGCGCGGGCCTTGGCAAGCGCGGTTTCGAAGGACCCCAGCTCGTCCACGAGCCTGTGTCTGAGCGCGGTTTCGCCGCTCATTACACGCCCGTCCGCGACTGGTTCTATTTCCGGAATCGGTATGTTTCTTCCCAGCGAAACATCCGCCAGAAATTTTTTATACGATGAATCGATGATCTCCTGTATCAGCTCGCGCTCCTCCTGGCTGATGTCGCGGTATGCGGAGA is part of the Spirochaetota bacterium genome and harbors:
- a CDS encoding YIP1 family protein, which codes for MKEFLKSLVWVDYFYMVFTDPGKLAAALMRESKSLPLGFVVPACVSIMEILALSLLGSQTPFFYTKITYGWILFFILLVFQNILIGSLIDTAGQVMGYQGNIKNVINIMNYALFPRVLLLPAILIFSVFNFAPVFFYVLFSMALFAWSAAIVIQGISEMHSATLNRAAAVFFIPFALVGGVAFFAMVLTVISIFGYFNA